The genomic stretch GTCATACCATTTCGCTGCTTCGTCCAGATTCGGCGCAATGCCCTTGCCCTCGGCAAAGCGCACGCCGATCTCGTAGGCCGCGGTCGGATCGCCCTTCAGCGCCGCGGCGCGCAAGTTCGGTCCGCCGATGCCGTCAGGCAGCCGCTCGGTCGGCGGCACCTGCACGGTGGCCAGTTTGCCGGGGGTCGGCGTCGTCGGGATCGCGCCGGTGATGTCGCTGGCCGCGAGCGGCGAGGCCGTTGCTTGCGGGATCGCAACCTGCGCGCTGTCCAGCGTGTTGGGTGCGGAACTGTTGTTGGATTGCCGGCCGATCGGGGTCGGCGAGGTGATCGACGGCGCCGCGGGCGCCGGCATCGCGGGCTGCGCGCTAGTGTCGGCGGGCGGCGGCGGCGGGGCGGTCTGCTCGCTCGAATTTTCCATCGCCGGCATCGGCGGCGCGCTGCCGGTGTCGAGCAGGCTCATCGCCATCTTGAAGGTGCCGAGCACGATCACGACCACGCTCGCGCCAACCAGCAGCGAACGGATCTTCGAGGTGACGGTCGAGGGCGCCTGGCCCTCAACCGCGATTTTGACCTTGGATTTCTCCTTGGATTTGTCCTTGGCGGCGGCCTTCGACGCCGCGCGCGCGGCCTTCTCATTGACGGGCTGAGCCGCGGCGGCCTGGGCGGCGCGGCGTGCGGCGGCAATGAAGCTCGAGGTGCTGACGGGCTCTTTCTTGGCGGCCGGAATTTCGCTGATCGCGCTTTCCGAGGCTGCGATGCGCTCGGAGGGCGAAGACATCCGCGCCGTCGGCCGGGTACCCGGCTCCAGCGGATGGTCCGGCGGCAATTCCGGCTCGATCGCAACGCGCTGAGGTGCTGCGTGCGGCTCCAGGATTTCGCTGATCGCGCGCGGCGTCGCGGGGGCGGCGGCGGGTATGGCCGGCGGCTGCACGGCATGGAATTCGCGCGGCGCGGCCGCAAAATGCTCCTGCGCGGCGGCGGGATTCGGCAATTCGGGTTTGGGCTGCGGCACGAAGGCCTGCGGCGGCATCGCGACCCGGGGCGTTTCGGTCCGCGCTTCCACGCGTGGCTCGATCCATTCGGGCGCTGGCGCCGGCGGCGCCATCATCGGCTGCGGCGCCACCGGCGGCGCGGCGCGGACCGCGCGCAGATCGCCTTCGATCATCGCCAGGCGATCGACCACATGGCCGAGTGTGTTGTGAACCGTCTCCAGCGAATCCTGGGTGCGGCGGTCGGTTTCCGACTGGCTGAAACGGATGTCGGACAATTCGCGCTTGACGATATCGACGAGGTCCGGGTCCATCGACAGCGGTGCCGGCGCGCTGACGTTGCGGGTGTTATCGGCGAGCGCAACTAGGTTCGCGTGCTGGCGTTCGAGGCTGCGCAGGATGTCCTGCAGCCCGTCCTCGACCCGCCCGAGATTGCCGGAGCCATCGCCGGTGGAGGACTCGATCCGCTCCAGCAAATACGACACGCGTTGTTCGAGATGGGCAAACGCCGAAGCGTTGTCGTTGCCGACCGGCATCCGGTCGAGCCGTTCGGTCAGTGCCCGCAGCGCGGCTTCGATCTGTTCCGAATTATCGCTCGCGGCCGGTCGCTCACGGCTTTCCAGCGTCGAGCTCAGCGCGGCGATGCGCTGTTCGAGGACTGCAAAGGAATCGCTGTTGTTGTTGGAACGGGACAGCTGATCGACCTTGGACGCCAGCGTGTGCACGTCTTCGGAAAGCCGCGCCAGCGCGTCGTTGGAAGCGACGTTGGAGACGATGGCGCGCAATGCGGCGATCGCGCCCTCGAGCTGCTGGACGGTCGACGGATCGTCATTGGCGCGCAGAATCAGATCGAGCTTGGCGCCGAGATTGCGGATCGCCTCGTCATAGCCGGCGAGTTGCTCGGCCGGGGTCAGCGAGCCCAGCACCTCGCGGATTTCGGAGAGCGCGCGCTCGATGCCGGAAAGCGCCTGGCCGTCGGTGCCGTTCTGCCGGTTTTCGTCGATGCGGCGCGACAGCGAGCGGATTTCGTTCTCGATCGATTCGATCGCGCGGCGCGGCATCGCTTCGGTGATGGCGGCGCGGATTTCGGCGAGTTCGCTGCGGAACGTGGCGATCGACTGCTCGACATGGTCGGGGCGCTGCAGCGCCTCGATCTGGCTGGTGATCTTGATCAGATGACGTTCGAGCGAGGAGAAATCCGGGCCCGAAGGCGCAGGCTGCGGCGCCGGCGGGGGAGCGTAAGCCGCCAACGGCGGCGCAACCGGGGCGATCGGCGGAGGGTTGCGCGGCGGCATCTGCCGGGGCAGCGGACCATCGAGTTCGTTCTGGCGCGCCGCGATTTCTGCGATCGCCGAATCGAACGAGGCCGGGCTCAGCGGCGGCGAGGGACGATAGACCTGGGCGGCCGCGCGCTCGACCGCCTCGGACTGGCGCTGCCTGTCCTGGGTCTGGGTCTGGCGCACCGGGGCCGGGTTTGAAATCTGCGACAGCCGCGCGTCGAGACGTGAGATGGCGTCGTTCAGCTGCCGGGCGACGGACGGCTCGCTGCGGGGCGCCTCATTGCGCGGCGCATTTTCGCTGCGCGGGGCCGTTTCGCTCCGCGGTCTCGGCTGCGAAATCTGTTCGATCTGCCGCGTGATCGAATCCAGCCGCTGGTGAATGTCGGCGACGTCGCGGCTTTCCTGGCTCGGCATCGCCGGCCGTTGATCGTAGGGCGCGCTGCGGAACACGGGAGGGGCTGATTCGCCGATGGTGGAATTGAGCCAGTCGCTCAAGGTCATGCCGGCGCGGCGCGCGGCTGCCTCGGCCCTTTCGCGGACGGATGGATCGATGCCGTCAACACTCCACGATACGCGCGAATTCATGCTCAGATCCGGTTCCGCTCCGGCGCCCACACCCTGCGCCTGCAGCCTCCCCGCGCGTCCCAACGAAGAGACAATCGAATTCCGCGCAGGTCGTCTGCCTCAGATCCTGACTTTTTCGCGTTACGGTAAATAACGGGTTAAGGTTTGGGCATTTGGGCCAGTAAAGTTGCCGCTGGCGGAACAATCGAGGGGCGTGCCGAGGCGTTGCGGCCAAAGCCGGGTTCCAGGCGCCGTCCCGATCAGCCCGGTCGCGGCAGCTCAGCCGTTGCTGTCGTGTTGGCTGTCCGCGAGCGGCACCAAGTTCGCCCGGCTGGAAATGGCAGACAAGGCGTCGATGGCCTCTTCGCACCACTCGGCCACGCTACGCTCATGACGAAGTCCCATGTGCAGCAGCAGCAGCTTGCCGGTATCCGCCGCGGACGCGGTTCCTTGCGGGAAGCGCTTGGTGAGAAGGCGTTCGTAGCGGGCGAGGCGGTCGCGGTGGTGCTCCAGCCGTGCCATCAGATCGTCGCGCAACGGCTCGACGTCGACACTGTCGAGCGCGTAAAGCCGCACCAGCAGGTCGTCCTTCATCGAAGCCGGACTGCTCGGCCGGGCGGCCCAATGCCTCAGCGCGGCTCTGCCCTCTGGCGTGAGGGTGTAGACCAGCTTGTTCGGCTTGCCCGACTGCACGACCTCGCGGCCCTGCACGTGGCCACGGTCGCGCAGCCGCGAGAGCTCGCGATAGATCTGCTGATGGTCGGCCTTCCAGAAGAAACCGATCGAGGCATCGAACGTCTTGGCGAGTTCATAGCCCGTCATCGGACGTTCGGTCAGGCATGCGAGGATCGCGTCGCCAAGCGCCATCGGCCGCCACTCCTTTTCGACCATCATCCTTGACTTTATGCACATAGGCGCATATGCGTCAATGTGCATATCAACGGTCAGACTGAACCCACCCCAAAGCCGGGCACCGCACGTTCGCCCAGAGGAGATGTCCCAATGACCGGGCTCGACAATTGGTACAGCTATATGAAGTCCCACGACACCGCGGCGCTGTGGGATCTGCTCCACCCCGATGCAGTGTTCGAGAGTCCCGTCGTGCATACGCCGCAACGCGGCCGCGACATCACGTTCAAATATCTCGCGAGTGCTGAAAAGGTGCTGGGCGGTCCGGGCTTCGCCTATGTCGGCGAATGGCGCAACGCCAATGGCGCGGTGCTCGAGTTCGAAAAAGAAATCGAAGGCATCAGGATCAACGGCGTCGATATCATCACCTTCGACGCCGACGGCAAGATCACGCATTTCAAGGTGATGGTGCGCCCGCTCAAGGCGATCAACCTGCTGCACCGGCTGATGGGAGAACAGCTCATGAAGCAGGGAAACGATGCCGGCGTCGCAAAGTCGCAACCACTGTCTCGATCGTAACTGCCTTTAATAGTGCCTTGAATCGACGGAACCGGTTAAGGTCCATTTTGGGAACGCAAACGTTGCTGCGCTGCATGAACAGCGAGCCGGGAGAAAACCATGCCGATCTATAAAGCCCCCGTTGAGGACGTGAATTTTCTGCTGAACGACGTGTTCCAGATCGATCGCTACGACAATCTTCCCGGCTTTACCGACGCCTCCGCCGATGTACGCGAGGCCATCTTGGGCGAGGCCGCCAAGCTCAGTGAGGAAGTGCTGCAGCCGCTCAACCGGGTCGGCGATCTCGAAGGCTGTGTCCGCCACGACGACGGCAGCGTCACCACCCCGAAGGGGTTCAAGGAAGCCTTCAGGCAGGTCACCGAGGGCGGCTGGCTGGGCTTGTCCGCGCCGACGGAATATGGCGGGCAGGGGCTGCCGGTCACGCTCAGCCAGGCCGTCACCGAATTCCAGAGTTCGGCGAACATGGCGTTCTCGATGTATGGCGGCCTGACCATGGGCGCGACCGCGGCGCTGATTGTGCATGGCAAGCCCGAGCAGAAGAAAATGTTCGTGCCGAAGATGGTGGCCGGCGAATGGACCGGCACCATGAATCTCACCGAGCCGCAGTGCGGCACGGATTTGGGCCTGCTGCGCACCAAGGCCGTCAAGCAGGCCGATGGCAGCTACAAGATCACGGGCACCAAGATCTTCATCTCCGCCGGCGAGCACGATCTCGCCGACAACATCATCCATCTGGTGCTGGCGCGCATCGAGGGCGCACCCGCCGGCATCAAGGGCGTGTCGCTGTTCGTGGTGCCCAAAATCCTGGTCAATGCCGACGGCTCGCTGGGGCAGCGCAACGGCGTTTCCTGCGGCTCGATCGAGCACAAGATGGGCATCCACGGCAATTCGACCTGCGTGATGAACTACGACAGCGCCACCGGCTGGCTGATCGGCGAAGAGAACAAGGGCATGCAGGGCATGTTCGTGATGATGAACGAGGCCCGCCTCGGCGTCGCCGTGCAGGGGCTCGCGCAATCCGAAGTCGCCTATCAGAATGCGGTGGCCTATGCCCGCGAGCGCCTGCAGGGCCGTTCGCTGACGGGCGCCAAGGCGGCCGACAAGCCGGCCGATCCGATCATCGTGCATCCCGACGTGCGGCGCACGCTGCTCACCATCCGCGCCTTCAACGAGGCCGCGCGCGCCATGGTGATCTGGACCGCGCTGAAGAGCGACGTGGCCCACCGCTCCAGCGATCCCAAGGATCGCCAGGAGGCGGACGACCACATGGGGCTGATGACGCCTGTCATGAAGGGCGTGATGACCGACGTCGGGTTTTCCAACGCGGTGCTGGCGCAGCAGATGTATGGCGGCCACGGCTATATCGCCGAGCATGGCATGGAGCAGTTCGTGCGCGATGCCCGCATCGCCATGATCTATGAGGGCGCCAACGGGATTCAGGCCCTCGACCTGGTCGGCCGCAAATTGCCGCGCGACGGCGGCCGCGCCGCGATGGCGTTCTTTGGCGAGGTTGCCGCGTTCGCCAAGGACCACGGTGGTGACGAGGCGATGAAGCCCTACGTGACGCCGCTCTCGACCGCGCTCGGCCATCTGCAGCAGGCCACCGGCTGGCTGATGCAGAATGCGCTGGCGAAACCCGACAATGCCGGCGCCGCCGCCACCGATTACATGCAATTGTTCGGCCTCGTCACCTTTGGCTATATGTGGGCGCGAATGGCGAAAGTGGCTCTGGACAAGATTGCGGCCGGCAGCGCCACATCCTATCTGACCACCAAGCTCGTGACCGGCCGCTTCTTCATGGAACGGATGCTGCCGGAAACCACCGTACATCTTGCGCGCATCCAGACCGGAAGCGCGACCACCATGGAACTGGCGGCGG from Bradyrhizobium sp. Ash2021 encodes the following:
- a CDS encoding acyl-CoA dehydrogenase C-terminal domain-containing protein, translating into MPIYKAPVEDVNFLLNDVFQIDRYDNLPGFTDASADVREAILGEAAKLSEEVLQPLNRVGDLEGCVRHDDGSVTTPKGFKEAFRQVTEGGWLGLSAPTEYGGQGLPVTLSQAVTEFQSSANMAFSMYGGLTMGATAALIVHGKPEQKKMFVPKMVAGEWTGTMNLTEPQCGTDLGLLRTKAVKQADGSYKITGTKIFISAGEHDLADNIIHLVLARIEGAPAGIKGVSLFVVPKILVNADGSLGQRNGVSCGSIEHKMGIHGNSTCVMNYDSATGWLIGEENKGMQGMFVMMNEARLGVAVQGLAQSEVAYQNAVAYARERLQGRSLTGAKAADKPADPIIVHPDVRRTLLTIRAFNEAARAMVIWTALKSDVAHRSSDPKDRQEADDHMGLMTPVMKGVMTDVGFSNAVLAQQMYGGHGYIAEHGMEQFVRDARIAMIYEGANGIQALDLVGRKLPRDGGRAAMAFFGEVAAFAKDHGGDEAMKPYVTPLSTALGHLQQATGWLMQNALAKPDNAGAAATDYMQLFGLVTFGYMWARMAKVALDKIAAGSATSYLTTKLVTGRFFMERMLPETTVHLARIQTGSATTMELAAEAF
- a CDS encoding nuclear transport factor 2 family protein, with product MTGLDNWYSYMKSHDTAALWDLLHPDAVFESPVVHTPQRGRDITFKYLASAEKVLGGPGFAYVGEWRNANGAVLEFEKEIEGIRINGVDIITFDADGKITHFKVMVRPLKAINLLHRLMGEQLMKQGNDAGVAKSQPLSRS
- a CDS encoding PadR family transcriptional regulator, coding for MALGDAILACLTERPMTGYELAKTFDASIGFFWKADHQQIYRELSRLRDRGHVQGREVVQSGKPNKLVYTLTPEGRAALRHWAARPSSPASMKDDLLVRLYALDSVDVEPLRDDLMARLEHHRDRLARYERLLTKRFPQGTASAADTGKLLLLHMGLRHERSVAEWCEEAIDALSAISSRANLVPLADSQHDSNG